One Pantoea trifolii genomic region harbors:
- a CDS encoding DksA/TraR family C4-type zinc finger protein has protein sequence MAGGWSEDGAVHKQIDATVDDAVARARENLGHGESAEFCDECGEPIPEARRAALAGVRYCVNCQSKIDKKQAATSGYNRRGSKDSQLR, from the coding sequence ATGGCTGGCGGTTGGTCAGAAGACGGTGCAGTGCACAAACAAATTGATGCCACGGTTGATGACGCGGTGGCCCGCGCGCGCGAGAATCTCGGCCACGGTGAAAGCGCCGAGTTTTGCGACGAGTGCGGCGAACCGATCCCGGAAGCGCGTCGCGCAGCATTGGCTGGCGTGCGTTACTGCGTAAATTGCCAGAGCAAGATCGATAAAAAACAGGCGGCGACCAGCGGTTATAACCGCCGCGGAAGCAAGGATAGTCAGTTGCGGTAG
- the ddpX gene encoding D-alanyl-D-alanine dipeptidase: MTQDVELIDLAVTFPALRFDLKYATADNIAGYAIYQEAKALLHPAAADALAKSIEIARLAGFSLLVFDAYRPQQAQWHLWDACPDKDYVVPPAQGSNHSRGVAIDLTLLDAQGQPLDMGTAFDAMEAESHPYHPNVPAEAQRNRLLLNAIMFGGGFVAMPTEWWHFELPDAKNYPLLDERFGCFAR, from the coding sequence CGATCTGAAATATGCCACGGCGGATAACATCGCGGGCTATGCCATTTACCAGGAGGCCAAAGCGCTGCTGCATCCGGCAGCCGCCGACGCACTGGCAAAAAGCATTGAGATCGCCCGGCTGGCGGGATTCAGTTTGTTGGTATTCGATGCCTATCGGCCGCAGCAAGCGCAGTGGCACTTGTGGGATGCCTGTCCGGATAAAGATTATGTGGTGCCGCCCGCGCAGGGTTCGAATCACAGTCGCGGCGTCGCAATTGACCTGACGTTACTTGATGCACAAGGCCAGCCGCTGGATATGGGCACCGCCTTTGATGCGATGGAAGCAGAATCACATCCGTATCATCCGAATGTCCCCGCCGAAGCGCAACGTAATCGCCTGCTGCTGAACGCGATTATGTTTGGCGGCGGCTTTGTCGCCATGCCAACGGAATGGTGGCACTTCGAACTTCCTGACGCGAAAAATTATCCGTTACTTGATGAGCGATTTGGCTGCTTTGCGCGTTAA